One part of the Bdellovibrio bacteriovorus genome encodes these proteins:
- a CDS encoding ArsR/SmtB family transcription factor, with product MQDHLSLTFAALADPTRRAMLAQLSKGEANVSDLAKPFLKEMSLPAVTKHLKVLEKAGLITKSKEAQWRPCKLNGDGLKDVADWMEQYRVFWEESLDRLDAYLKTVTVKEKPKGKKHGRKK from the coding sequence ATGCAAGACCATCTTAGCCTGACCTTTGCCGCCCTTGCCGACCCGACCCGCCGGGCGATGCTGGCTCAGCTTTCAAAAGGTGAAGCCAATGTATCGGATTTGGCAAAGCCATTTCTAAAGGAAATGAGCCTGCCTGCTGTCACCAAACATCTGAAGGTCCTGGAAAAAGCGGGCCTGATTACGAAATCCAAAGAGGCCCAGTGGCGCCCCTGCAAATTGAATGGCGACGGCTTAAAAGATGTCGCCGACTGGATGGAGCAATACCGGGTCTTCTGGGAAGAAAGCCTTGATCGCTTAGATGCCTACTTAAAAACCGTCACTGTGAAAGAAAAACCGAAAGGGAAAAAACATGGCCGCAAAAAGTAA
- a CDS encoding MBL fold metallo-hydrolase, producing MVKVSRILHAGYVFECEGTRVAFDTIFENPFSRNCHAFPAVEFDKEQIRDLKFSAVFISHYHDDHCSLDSLNLLDRSTPIYMYCVFDEIFDWIRQLGFTNVNSLALNVPVKIGEFEIIPRRALDADVDSLFQIKAKGLNILNVVDSWIDYDTLDLLRAQGPWDLIMWPFQTMREIEVIAPRSAAPSDGLIPKEWAEQLKALNPRFVIPSSCQFSMESWSWYNHAFFPVSYAGFQKQLKDLLPQAQVVRLNPSCSVILNGEGVSPAAALPWIKPVGPQDVDYDYQPKLVPPKTAEIAKRFPALTAEQFRRVIEYCQSDLLEKYRSMGPPEDVYFENPRLWRLSVFDHQGQGQEFLYQVHGAEIETRTAATEDIGWTTEVSLYKLHAALQAGETLTSMYMRINDYDFAPELSSAVAEVDVVEDPLVRCLFNGVFGAYQLAQLRRLTGCQ from the coding sequence ATGGTGAAAGTTTCCCGAATCCTGCATGCTGGTTACGTCTTTGAGTGCGAGGGCACGCGTGTGGCCTTTGATACGATCTTTGAAAATCCCTTCAGTCGTAATTGCCATGCATTTCCTGCGGTGGAATTTGATAAGGAGCAGATTCGGGATCTGAAATTTTCCGCCGTTTTTATTTCACACTATCATGACGACCACTGTTCTTTGGACAGCTTGAACCTGCTGGATCGAAGCACGCCGATATACATGTACTGTGTTTTTGACGAGATCTTTGATTGGATTCGACAACTTGGGTTCACGAACGTGAACTCTTTGGCGCTGAATGTGCCAGTCAAGATCGGGGAATTTGAAATCATCCCGCGCCGGGCTTTGGATGCGGATGTGGATTCGTTGTTTCAGATCAAGGCCAAAGGTTTAAACATTCTGAATGTCGTGGATTCCTGGATTGACTACGACACTTTGGATTTGTTGCGTGCCCAAGGTCCCTGGGACCTGATTATGTGGCCTTTTCAGACCATGCGGGAAATTGAAGTCATCGCCCCCAGAAGTGCGGCCCCGTCCGATGGTTTGATCCCAAAAGAATGGGCCGAACAGCTTAAGGCACTTAATCCCCGTTTTGTGATCCCAAGCTCTTGTCAGTTTTCGATGGAAAGCTGGTCTTGGTATAATCATGCCTTTTTCCCTGTGTCCTATGCCGGATTTCAAAAGCAGCTAAAGGACCTTTTGCCACAAGCGCAGGTGGTCCGCTTGAATCCGTCCTGCAGTGTAATACTGAATGGGGAAGGTGTGAGCCCGGCCGCGGCGCTGCCTTGGATTAAACCAGTGGGACCGCAGGATGTTGACTATGACTATCAGCCGAAACTGGTTCCGCCTAAAACCGCAGAAATCGCCAAGCGCTTTCCGGCTCTGACGGCGGAACAATTCCGCCGTGTGATTGAATACTGCCAGTCAGACCTTTTGGAAAAGTACCGTTCAATGGGTCCCCCGGAAGATGTCTATTTCGAAAATCCTCGTCTGTGGCGACTTTCCGTTTTTGATCACCAAGGTCAGGGTCAGGAATTCTTGTATCAGGTCCACGGGGCCGAGATCGAAACGCGGACCGCTGCCACCGAAGACATTGGCTGGACGACGGAAGTGTCTCTTTACAAGCTGCATGCGGCCTTGCAGGCAGGCGAGACCCTGACATCCATGTACATGCGGATTAACGATTATGATTTTGCACCCGAACTAAGTTCCGCTGTGGCTGAAGTGGACGTCGTGGAAGATCCGCTGGTGCGCTGCCTGTTCAACGGTGTCTTTGGGGCTTACCAACTGGCACAACTTCGTCGTCTGACAGGATGTCAGTGA
- a CDS encoding TFIIB-type zinc ribbon-containing protein has product MKCPNCKEPNLVISERKGIEIDYCPECRGIWLDRGELDKIIERSAEYEAAPKREEVVQHQQPPQYQQQHQQPYQYQKPYKRRKSFLEELFD; this is encoded by the coding sequence ATGAAATGTCCAAACTGTAAAGAACCAAATCTGGTGATCTCTGAACGCAAAGGGATTGAAATTGACTATTGCCCTGAGTGCCGCGGCATCTGGCTGGATCGCGGCGAGCTTGATAAGATCATCGAAAGATCCGCAGAATACGAGGCGGCTCCAAAACGCGAAGAGGTTGTTCAACATCAACAACCCCCTCAATATCAGCAGCAGCATCAGCAGCCCTATCAGTATCAGAAACCTTACAAACGCAGAAAATCATTCCTGGAAGAACTGTTCGACTAG
- the dkgB gene encoding 2,5-didehydrogluconate reductase DkgB — protein MKMPQIGLGTFRLKGADAENSVRMGLELGYRHIDTAQIYDNETEVGKVLTESGIPRADVFLTTKIWTENLSKASLIPSLKESLQKLQTDYVDLVLIHWPSPEGKVPLAETLEALMQAKSLGLSKEIGVSNFPISEMKKAVEIVGAKNIFTNQIEVHPYLQNRKLVDYLQSVGVTVTAYMPLAYGKVMKDETLLKIASRHGMTPADVVLSWLMDQEMVVIPSSTKKQNLQARRGLLTAEEKELIASLNSGERLANPAFAPAWD, from the coding sequence ATGAAAATGCCACAAATCGGACTTGGAACCTTTCGCTTAAAAGGCGCCGACGCCGAAAACTCAGTAAGAATGGGACTGGAGCTGGGCTATCGCCATATCGACACGGCTCAGATCTATGACAATGAAACCGAAGTGGGGAAGGTGCTGACAGAAAGCGGGATACCCCGCGCTGACGTGTTTTTGACCACCAAAATCTGGACAGAGAATCTGTCCAAAGCAAGTCTGATTCCAAGCTTGAAGGAAAGTCTTCAGAAGCTGCAAACAGACTATGTGGATTTGGTGTTGATTCACTGGCCATCTCCGGAAGGAAAAGTTCCCTTGGCCGAGACTTTGGAAGCCCTGATGCAGGCAAAGTCCCTGGGGTTGAGCAAAGAGATCGGGGTTTCCAACTTCCCGATCAGTGAAATGAAGAAGGCTGTTGAAATTGTCGGGGCCAAGAACATATTCACCAATCAGATCGAGGTTCATCCGTATCTGCAAAACCGAAAGCTGGTTGATTACCTGCAGTCGGTGGGTGTGACCGTAACGGCCTATATGCCGCTGGCTTATGGGAAAGTCATGAAAGATGAAACACTGCTGAAGATCGCAAGCCGACATGGAATGACACCGGCGGATGTGGTTTTGTCCTGGCTGATGGATCAGGAAATGGTGGTCATTCCCTCTTCGACCAAAAAACAGAATCTGCAGGCACGCCGGGGGCTTTTGACTGCGGAAGAAAAAGAACTGATTGCCAGCCTGAACTCGGGGGAACGACTGGCGAATCCGGCTTTTGCGCCGGCGTGGGATTAA
- a CDS encoding DUF6635 family protein — MDQRAAPVLGAIDDCIEKFAAERKQHIAPFIEKHFSVSETIRIQKRHLPLDLLLSPVNALWSIPYLMLKKAVETSDKMGWPALNPLIDILPASFKTGYQKDIEKLIATELVGEDILMDCLRKDAVLGPMLASGAVELNQRKIRSEVLKEIEKYTSSQAMINDICSSLLTLAAGWIYFGDKSLGVMGIGSKIARQMAREKASSNFFLGEKVGSVFYGVFPPAPTNTQVVLATLAVGTLLTACSLVVSVLSDPARKRFGLHDKKLHALVDNLEERLFIALKKDLKSHIRQSAPMKQAS; from the coding sequence ATGGATCAAAGAGCCGCGCCAGTTCTGGGCGCCATAGATGACTGCATCGAAAAGTTCGCCGCAGAAAGAAAGCAGCACATTGCCCCCTTCATTGAAAAGCATTTTTCCGTGTCTGAAACAATCCGGATTCAGAAAAGGCATCTGCCTCTGGATCTGCTGTTAAGTCCGGTGAATGCCCTCTGGTCGATTCCCTATCTGATGCTAAAAAAAGCTGTAGAGACTTCCGACAAAATGGGCTGGCCGGCGCTAAATCCTCTGATCGACATTCTTCCGGCAAGTTTTAAAACGGGCTATCAAAAGGACATCGAAAAGCTGATTGCAACAGAACTTGTGGGTGAAGACATCCTGATGGACTGTCTGCGCAAGGATGCCGTGCTGGGGCCGATGCTGGCGTCGGGGGCGGTTGAGCTGAATCAACGCAAGATCCGCAGTGAAGTGCTGAAAGAGATTGAAAAGTACACCTCCAGTCAGGCCATGATCAATGATATCTGCAGTTCTCTTCTGACTCTGGCGGCAGGATGGATTTATTTCGGAGACAAATCGCTGGGGGTCATGGGAATAGGAAGCAAGATTGCCCGTCAGATGGCCCGCGAAAAGGCGTCGTCGAACTTTTTCCTGGGTGAAAAAGTGGGGTCGGTGTTTTATGGAGTTTTTCCTCCGGCGCCCACAAATACCCAGGTGGTGCTGGCGACTCTGGCGGTGGGAACACTGCTGACGGCCTGCAGTTTGGTGGTCAGTGTTTTGAGTGACCCCGCCCGCAAACGTTTCGGCCTGCATGATAAAAAGCTTCATGCTCTGGTGGACAATCTGGAGGAAAGACTCTTTATTGCCTTAAAAAAAGACCTGAAGAGTCATATCCGCCAGTCTGCCCCCATGAAGCAGGCAAGTTGA
- a CDS encoding CoA-binding protein yields the protein MNVKDSEFKALLEKYKKFSVYGLSPDATKASHYVPAYMRDHGWDMVGTYPKKHEAGGFKIYNSLAEVPAEYRKFVDVFRSSDRIDEVVDEALAVGGVEVLWLQLGITNPEAEARAEKAGLKVVSNRCLIIEHKKYF from the coding sequence ATGAATGTCAAAGACAGCGAATTCAAAGCCCTGCTGGAAAAGTACAAAAAATTTTCCGTCTATGGTCTAAGCCCTGATGCCACGAAAGCCAGCCACTATGTTCCGGCTTACATGCGTGACCATGGCTGGGACATGGTGGGAACTTACCCCAAAAAACATGAAGCCGGAGGATTTAAAATCTATAACAGTCTTGCTGAAGTTCCGGCGGAGTATCGCAAGTTTGTGGATGTCTTTCGCAGTTCGGACCGCATCGACGAAGTCGTCGATGAAGCCTTGGCTGTTGGTGGAGTGGAAGTGTTATGGCTGCAGTTGGGGATTACCAACCCCGAGGCGGAAGCCCGCGCTGAAAAAGCGGGTCTCAAAGTCGTTTCCAACCGCTGCCTGATCATCGAACATAAAAAATACTTCTGA
- a CDS encoding MFS transporter, translating into MKTDTVHPTLTRGLVLLLMAAVGIIVANLYYAQPITAMISQALGLDPSAAGLVVTLTQIGYGLGVLLIVPLGDIIENRRLVLTMIGIAVLGVLGLAFASQLTPYFIAAFATGLGASTVQILVPYTAHFAPEVKRGQVVGSLMSGLMIGIMLSRPVSSLLTDLFSWHAVFVLSAALMTVLAIILYKVMPERHPENKNIHYFDLLKSMGRLFVETPVVRRRGAYQAFMFGAFCLFWTASPLLLAGPKFNLSQSAIAIFALVGVSGAVIAPIAGKAADKGHSRIATMIAMTVSAFSFLLSHFFDGGSTASLAALVISAILLDAGITANLVMGQRAIFSLNAEYRSRLNGLFIATIFVGGAVGSTLGAWAYARGGWELTSWVGFLMPALAFAYFLTEKKS; encoded by the coding sequence ATGAAAACGGACACTGTACACCCGACTTTAACTCGCGGGTTGGTCCTGCTTCTGATGGCTGCCGTCGGAATCATTGTTGCCAACTTATATTATGCTCAACCCATCACCGCCATGATCAGTCAGGCTTTGGGACTGGATCCCAGCGCTGCCGGTCTTGTCGTGACCCTTACTCAGATCGGATATGGACTGGGAGTTTTGCTGATTGTGCCTTTGGGTGACATCATCGAAAATCGCCGTCTGGTTCTGACCATGATTGGGATTGCAGTACTGGGTGTTCTGGGCCTGGCGTTTGCCTCGCAACTGACGCCTTACTTTATCGCCGCGTTCGCCACCGGACTTGGGGCTTCGACCGTGCAAATTCTTGTGCCCTACACGGCGCACTTTGCCCCGGAAGTAAAACGAGGTCAGGTCGTTGGCAGCCTGATGAGCGGATTGATGATCGGGATTATGCTGTCCCGTCCGGTCTCAAGCCTGCTGACGGATTTATTTTCGTGGCATGCGGTTTTTGTTCTGTCTGCCGCACTGATGACGGTCCTTGCCATCATTCTTTATAAAGTGATGCCGGAACGTCATCCCGAGAATAAAAACATCCACTATTTTGATCTGCTGAAATCCATGGGAAGACTGTTTGTTGAAACACCGGTGGTCCGCCGTCGTGGCGCCTATCAGGCCTTTATGTTTGGAGCATTCTGTCTGTTCTGGACCGCAAGTCCCCTGCTGCTGGCCGGGCCGAAGTTCAACCTGTCCCAGTCAGCCATTGCGATCTTTGCATTGGTCGGAGTTTCCGGAGCGGTGATTGCACCCATTGCCGGTAAAGCCGCCGACAAAGGTCACAGCCGCATAGCGACCATGATTGCCATGACGGTTTCGGCCTTTTCATTTTTGTTAAGTCACTTCTTTGACGGTGGTTCTACGGCTTCATTGGCCGCGCTGGTGATTTCCGCAATCCTGCTGGATGCAGGCATCACCGCCAACCTGGTGATGGGTCAAAGAGCGATTTTCTCACTAAATGCGGAATACCGCAGTCGTTTGAACGGACTCTTTATCGCGACGATTTTTGTGGGAGGAGCGGTGGGATCTACACTGGGTGCGTGGGCGTATGCCCGTGGCGGCTGGGAGCTGACATCGTGGGTGGGGTTCCTGATGCCAGCCCTCGCCTTTGCTTACTTCCTTACGGAAAAGAAGTCCTAG
- a CDS encoding SRPBCC family protein, with product MAAKSKSNEIKITRIYDAPVKAVWDAWTDPDQVAKWWGPRGFTITTHSKDLRPGGHWAYTMHGPDGTNWENKTIYHEVVERSRLVYDHGGNDDRPPLFRVTATFQDVKGKTKLEMTMTLPTPEAAQETKKFIKAAGGNSTWDRLAEYLEKESTGHETFVINRSFEAPIHTVFEMWTNPEHFAKWIPPTGFTMKFLRADIKTGGSTLCMMTNGQGVEFYSRAHYLEINRPDRIVYTQQFCDKDEKPSRHPLAPTWPESMKTTVLLTEEAPDETRVTITWEAHGTWTKEELATFVQGRAGMTQGWTGSFDKLEDLLAKK from the coding sequence ATGGCCGCAAAAAGTAAATCCAACGAAATTAAAATTACCAGAATCTACGATGCTCCGGTGAAGGCCGTGTGGGATGCCTGGACGGACCCTGATCAAGTCGCCAAGTGGTGGGGTCCGCGAGGATTCACAATCACCACTCACAGCAAGGACCTGCGCCCCGGCGGCCACTGGGCTTACACCATGCATGGACCTGACGGAACCAACTGGGAAAACAAAACCATCTATCATGAAGTCGTAGAGCGTTCCCGCCTGGTGTACGATCATGGAGGTAATGATGACAGGCCTCCTCTGTTCCGTGTGACGGCGACATTCCAGGACGTCAAAGGCAAAACCAAACTTGAAATGACCATGACTTTGCCGACACCGGAAGCCGCTCAAGAAACCAAAAAGTTTATCAAAGCTGCAGGTGGCAATTCCACTTGGGACCGTCTGGCAGAATATCTGGAAAAGGAATCCACCGGACACGAGACCTTTGTGATCAACCGTTCGTTTGAAGCACCGATCCACACGGTGTTTGAAATGTGGACGAATCCAGAACACTTTGCCAAATGGATTCCACCGACAGGGTTCACCATGAAGTTCCTGCGTGCGGATATTAAAACTGGCGGTAGCACGCTTTGCATGATGACCAACGGACAGGGGGTCGAATTCTATAGCCGCGCTCACTATCTGGAAATCAATCGCCCGGACCGCATCGTGTACACGCAGCAGTTCTGTGATAAGGACGAAAAACCATCCCGTCACCCACTGGCGCCCACATGGCCTGAATCCATGAAGACCACGGTACTGCTGACCGAGGAAGCGCCGGATGAAACCCGGGTCACAATCACCTGGGAAGCTCACGGCACTTGGACGAAAGAGGAACTGGCAACCTTTGTTCAGGGCCGCGCCGGAATGACTCAAGGATGGACCGGATCCTTCGACAAACTGGAAGACTTACTGGCAAAAAAGTAA
- a CDS encoding exodeoxyribonuclease III — protein MKMISWNVNGLRSVHRKNFREWFEKEKADIVCLQEIKITDEAIKKDEEFYHPAKYHSSWAFAEKAGYSGLALYSKKEPDDVRIGLGIAKFDVEGRWLEADFGPITVVNSYWPNSQREHTRLPFKLEFCAAAEKRLQALRKKGREVIICGDFNIAHKEIDLRNPKSNMKNAGFLPEERAWMTRFLDKLEWVDSFRKFEQGPDHYTWWSYRPGVREKNIGWRLDYFLVNKEASDRLKAAAHCPDVMGSDHCPVRLTLKK, from the coding sequence ATGAAAATGATCTCTTGGAATGTTAATGGGTTGCGCTCGGTCCACCGCAAAAATTTCCGCGAATGGTTCGAAAAAGAAAAAGCCGACATCGTCTGCCTGCAGGAAATTAAAATCACCGACGAAGCCATCAAAAAGGATGAAGAATTCTATCATCCAGCGAAATACCATTCTTCTTGGGCTTTTGCGGAAAAAGCCGGTTATTCCGGCCTGGCGCTTTATTCCAAGAAAGAACCCGACGATGTGCGCATTGGTTTGGGTATTGCCAAGTTTGATGTCGAAGGCCGCTGGCTGGAGGCGGATTTTGGCCCCATCACCGTTGTGAACAGCTATTGGCCAAACAGTCAGCGCGAACACACCCGTTTGCCCTTTAAGCTTGAATTCTGTGCGGCGGCGGAAAAGCGCCTGCAGGCACTCAGAAAAAAAGGCCGCGAGGTCATCATTTGCGGAGACTTTAATATCGCCCACAAAGAGATCGATCTGCGCAATCCGAAATCCAATATGAAAAATGCCGGATTCCTTCCCGAAGAACGCGCATGGATGACACGGTTCCTGGATAAGCTTGAATGGGTCGACAGTTTCAGAAAATTTGAACAGGGGCCTGATCATTATACCTGGTGGAGCTACCGGCCCGGAGTTCGCGAAAAGAACATCGGATGGCGCTTGGATTATTTCCTGGTGAACAAAGAGGCTTCCGACCGCCTCAAAGCAGCGGCTCACTGCCCGGATGTGATGGGCTCTGACCACTGTCCGGTGCGCCTGACACTGAAGAAATAA
- a CDS encoding VOC family protein, with amino-acid sequence MNEFNIAAQDFLQRVFNKLDAQNIQLDKHWFIDHLCYRVSSLENYNAFKVQFASFAELLIESDVNGRPIATYKFAEPILFRDWSIQVVELPAPKPGKVTIEGFEHFEVVADIGFDEIKSRYPNAVFSESGLKKDFNPELEISLDELAIKFHPLSLESVIRLEKNEAVYAAVKSSGVLKSLKEHQPLLVGTYPLGLNVSGSDVDVLINVPDLTTAETLFKKHFSGFEKFKAETHGQYAAVTASFDFHGVAFEVFAQAKDTAKQNGNLHFLAEERLLHVGGSSLAEKILALRKGGDKTEPAFAKALNLSGNPYDELLRLQKLIESELRQLLK; translated from the coding sequence ATGAACGAATTTAACATCGCAGCTCAGGACTTTTTGCAGAGGGTATTCAACAAATTGGATGCTCAGAATATCCAATTGGATAAGCACTGGTTCATTGACCATCTTTGTTATCGCGTTTCTTCTTTGGAAAATTATAACGCCTTCAAAGTGCAGTTCGCGTCCTTTGCCGAACTTTTGATTGAAAGCGACGTGAACGGGCGTCCAATTGCCACGTACAAGTTTGCAGAGCCGATTCTTTTTAGAGATTGGTCGATTCAGGTGGTGGAACTTCCGGCACCCAAGCCGGGTAAAGTCACTATTGAAGGTTTCGAACACTTTGAGGTGGTCGCCGATATCGGCTTTGATGAAATCAAGTCTCGCTATCCAAATGCGGTATTCAGTGAATCAGGCTTAAAAAAGGATTTTAATCCGGAGCTTGAAATTTCGCTGGATGAACTGGCGATCAAATTTCATCCACTGTCTTTGGAATCTGTTATCCGACTGGAAAAGAACGAAGCCGTTTATGCGGCTGTGAAAAGTTCAGGTGTTCTGAAATCCCTGAAGGAACATCAGCCCCTGTTGGTGGGAACTTACCCGCTGGGTCTGAATGTTTCCGGATCTGACGTGGATGTTCTGATCAACGTTCCAGATCTGACGACAGCCGAGACCTTGTTTAAAAAGCATTTCTCCGGCTTTGAAAAATTCAAGGCCGAAACCCACGGGCAGTATGCTGCGGTGACAGCTTCTTTTGACTTCCACGGCGTGGCCTTTGAGGTCTTTGCTCAAGCGAAAGACACAGCCAAACAAAACGGAAACCTGCACTTCCTGGCAGAAGAGCGTCTGTTGCATGTGGGTGGATCATCATTGGCTGAAAAGATTCTGGCTTTGCGTAAGGGCGGGGATAAGACCGAGCCTGCTTTTGCCAAGGCTTTGAATTTGTCAGGCAATCCTTATGACGAGCTTTTGCGATTACAAAAGCTCATTGAGTCTGAGCTTCGTCAGCTTCTGAAATAA
- a CDS encoding VOC family protein, giving the protein MKGEFWINLPSKDIEKTRKFYTELGFEMNTAHAAPHMVGMFLGSKKVVLNIFPDVMFKEFIGGSAVTESHESGEVLFSLGADSVEEVDDWARRAEKAGAKSFGDPGDKDGWMYGCGFADPDGHRWNILFMNMSKMPK; this is encoded by the coding sequence ATGAAAGGTGAATTTTGGATCAACCTTCCTTCGAAAGACATTGAAAAGACCCGCAAGTTCTATACGGAGCTGGGTTTTGAAATGAACACCGCCCATGCAGCCCCGCACATGGTGGGAATGTTTTTGGGAAGCAAGAAGGTGGTGCTGAACATATTTCCGGATGTGATGTTTAAGGAATTTATTGGTGGATCTGCTGTGACGGAAAGTCATGAATCCGGAGAAGTGTTGTTTTCATTGGGTGCGGACTCGGTCGAGGAAGTGGATGATTGGGCCCGCCGCGCTGAAAAAGCAGGGGCTAAATCCTTTGGGGATCCTGGAGACAAAGACGGTTGGATGTACGGATGTGGCTTTGCCGATCCCGATGGCCACCGCTGGAATATTTTATTTATGAACATGAGCAAGATGCCGAAATAG
- a CDS encoding metallophosphoesterase family protein has translation MMKWAFYLSAFVLTSSCAPFVDSPFSDNLLRPERNLNEVAISRLGDIEGDGVIRIGVYSDSHQNYKATDKMAYQMNQATDLDFVAGLGDFTNSAYNLEYDEFMEAIGRLDQININAVGNHDSIGAGPELYRKAFGKSNFYFESATYRYIFFNSNNLENPAEFDPRWLKDRVDETGKNIMIFSHVQLRDNERYFNDDATILGYVIEHPRVKVIFNGHNHVYDLSKDHDTIMMQCGRVAGDDGTHWLTITVQGGQFCVKRMDTGVTTCENIK, from the coding sequence ATGATGAAGTGGGCATTCTATCTTTCCGCATTTGTCCTGACCAGTTCCTGCGCGCCGTTCGTGGATTCACCTTTTTCTGACAATCTGCTGCGCCCTGAGCGTAATTTGAACGAAGTCGCCATCAGCCGCTTGGGGGACATCGAGGGCGACGGAGTCATTCGCATCGGTGTTTACTCTGATTCGCATCAGAACTACAAGGCTACGGACAAAATGGCCTATCAGATGAATCAGGCCACCGATCTTGATTTTGTAGCAGGTTTGGGGGATTTCACCAACTCTGCCTACAACCTGGAATACGATGAATTTATGGAAGCCATCGGGCGCCTGGATCAGATCAATATCAATGCGGTGGGAAATCACGATTCCATCGGGGCAGGCCCGGAGCTTTATCGCAAGGCTTTTGGCAAATCGAATTTCTATTTCGAGTCCGCGACCTACAGATATATCTTCTTCAATTCCAACAACCTGGAAAACCCGGCTGAATTCGATCCGCGGTGGCTTAAGGACCGGGTGGATGAAACCGGCAAGAACATCATGATCTTTTCGCATGTGCAGTTGCGCGATAACGAGCGCTATTTCAACGACGATGCCACGATTCTGGGTTATGTGATCGAACACCCCAGAGTGAAGGTGATTTTTAATGGTCACAACCACGTCTATGATCTGTCGAAAGATCACGACACCATCATGATGCAATGTGGGCGTGTTGCAGGGGATGATGGCACCCATTGGCTGACGATCACCGTGCAGGGCGGACAGTTCTGTGTGAAACGTATGGATACAGGAGTCACCACATGCGAAAACATCAAGTAG
- a CDS encoding SRPBCC family protein, with protein MLIKVVVGMLVVVALFLAFIATRKGEFRYEVSEVIAAPPEKIFPYISDLKLGGEWSPFEKVDPNMKKEFIGEPNQVGSKMTFAGNKDAGAGSIEIIRIIPNELVQLRLLMTEPLAADNIVEYRLTPEGQGTRFSWSMSGNGGYVGKLVTFFIDCEKMVTDQFRQGFENLKAIVEVK; from the coding sequence ATGTTGATCAAAGTAGTCGTGGGTATGCTGGTTGTCGTGGCACTGTTTTTGGCCTTTATCGCCACTCGCAAGGGTGAGTTCCGTTATGAAGTCAGCGAAGTGATCGCGGCTCCGCCGGAAAAGATCTTTCCATATATTAGTGATTTGAAGCTGGGCGGGGAGTGGTCTCCTTTTGAAAAAGTGGACCCCAACATGAAAAAAGAATTTATCGGTGAACCGAATCAAGTCGGCAGCAAAATGACCTTTGCGGGGAACAAAGACGCTGGCGCAGGATCAATAGAAATTATCCGAATTATTCCCAACGAGCTGGTGCAGCTTCGTCTGCTGATGACGGAGCCCTTGGCTGCTGACAACATTGTGGAATACCGCCTGACCCCCGAAGGACAAGGCACCCGTTTCAGTTGGTCCATGTCCGGTAATGGCGGTTATGTTGGAAAACTTGTTACATTCTTTATCGATTGCGAAAAAATGGTCACGGATCAATTCCGCCAGGGTTTTGAAAATCTTAAAGCCATCGTGGAAGTAAAGTAA
- a CDS encoding SRPBCC family protein, whose amino-acid sequence MKIDPKLDLVLERVIDLTLEQVWKGWTTPEILTKWFCPEPWKTIEAEVDLKPGGIFRTVMQSPEGDKYPNVGCFLEVEKNKKLVWTDVLAPGFRPVPTVESGAGFPMTAFILLEEHQGKTKYTAVARHRSEEDLKKHEAMGFHEGWGICADQLVKVMKSL is encoded by the coding sequence ATGAAGATTGATCCAAAGCTTGATCTGGTGCTTGAAAGAGTTATTGATTTGACCCTTGAACAGGTATGGAAGGGCTGGACGACTCCAGAGATTCTGACCAAGTGGTTCTGTCCAGAACCATGGAAAACCATCGAAGCCGAAGTGGATCTGAAGCCCGGTGGGATCTTCCGCACGGTGATGCAGTCTCCGGAAGGTGACAAGTACCCGAATGTCGGCTGCTTCCTGGAAGTTGAAAAAAACAAGAAGCTTGTGTGGACCGATGTTTTGGCTCCTGGATTCCGTCCGGTTCCGACGGTGGAATCTGGCGCGGGCTTCCCGATGACGGCTTTCATTTTGCTGGAAGAGCATCAGGGTAAAACCAAGTACACGGCCGTGGCTCGCCATCGCAGTGAAGAGGACCTGAAAAAACACGAAGCCATGGGTTTTCACGAGGGCTGGGGCATTTGTGCCGATCAGCTTGTGAAAGTGATGAAGAGTCTTTAA